The sequence TGAAACATGGACGGGCTGCGACGGCTACCCCCTCCCGCCCGAGACGTCAAGCTTCACCGACCCGCCAAGCTTCGCACCGCAACTTCCAAACGAGACGCGCTGCTACCAAGTCATCGCCCAATTCTTCGACGGAACAACAACCCAAACAGACCAGATACAAACCAACTGCATAGCACCCCCTGATCCTCAATGCATAAAACCCCACACGCCAGACTTTTGCGAAAACAACACACGAAAAACCTGCGATGAAAACAACAACGTCGTCACCATCCAAACTTGCGCCAGCACGGAAGTATGCACATACAAAACACCCACGAAGAGCAACCAAGACCACACAACCTGCGAGCCTCAAGCTCCTTGCGACCAATGCAACGGCCCCTTCGGCCTCTTCGCACACGTCCTTCAAAAACTGGGCATTGGCATACCGTACCAATCCCTCCTCAATTGGCCATGCCAAAACCTCGAACGCGTCTGCTACTCAGACGTTACGCCAACACCACAAGACGCCTATCGCTCCTGTGCAGATGTTACCACCTGCTACGACTACACCAGCTACGCCACCTGCTCCGCAGACCCCTGCCAGAAATTCAATAGCTCAGGACTCAACGGCTGCGTCTGGAAGCGACCAACCCCTGGCTTTGCAGAAGTAGGAAAAGGAGTCTGCGTCCCAAAAGACGCGGCACTGCAACAATGCGAACGGTGCAACGACATCTTCGGCTCCTGCAACAAAAACCTCTGCGAACAACTCGGCGAGTGCTACTACGACGAACTCCCAAACAACCTCAGAACCGAAACAGGATTCACACCAACATGCAGGAACCGCAGAGAGATGGCCTGCAGGTACTACGACACCAAAGAAGACTGTATTGGCCCGTCAGGGTCTGAATCCAGCATAACCGTCAACATCACCTTCAACAACCAAGGAGAAGCAATCGGAGGAGACCACGCCATCCTCACCCGCAGCAACGACCTCTTCGCAAGAACAGGACACCAAGAAGGCTTCGGACACTGCGAATGGATAAGTGGCTATGGCGACTTCTGCATCAAGAACAGCGACGGACACACGCAAGGATTCCCCCGCGACGACTGCGTCGAAGCAGGATTCGCCTCCACACCGCTCTACCCCGACTGCCTCCGCGACACGCAACCGCCCACCACGACCATTCTTCTCAAGCAAGGAGAGCCCTACGGCCTAGACGAACTTACCGCCATCCCCTATTACGTCAGCGACAACCTCTACAGCGCGGACTACATCACTACCTACGCGTGCCTCGTACCCGCAGGGGAAACGTGCCATCCCAACAACCGCGTCCAACACCCAACAGACCTCCTCCCCCTCCTCCTTGACGCCTTCAACCTCGACGCAGGAGCGTCAGGCACGTACACGATATGGTACTACTCAAAAGACCCCAGCGGCAACTACGAACAACCGCGCTCAGCAAACATAGACATTCAAAACACAACAAAGCCCTACATCACCAACGTCACAATAACCTAACACGACCAAGACGCATCAAACAAAAGTGCAGTCAACCATGCATACACGAAAAACTCGCGAAGAAACAAAAGACGGCCGAGCACGCCATCGCGAAGCTCCCGACCGCCTCCCAAAAACCCTCCCGAGCACGAGCCACGCTTTGCCACGACTCGTTACAGCACTACTCCTCCTCACCATCCTCTTCAGCAACGTCCCCGTCACCTTTGCAGACATCCCCTCCCCCGTCAAAAACCCTCGACCAACCATTGAAATAACATTCAACGAAGAAGTCATCATTGACGCGTACTGGCTTGAAAAAACCAACGACCCCTCAAAAAGATTCAGCGTAGAACAAATAACGCCCGACCCGGCCAAGACGTTCCTCTTCCAAGTAACAGAAGACCTCCCAACAGGAACGTACACGTTCTACGTCCAAGCAAGCAACGAACACGCGACAAGCCTAGAAACAATCACGTTCACGGTGGAATCGCCCATCCCTGAAGGATTTCGCATCTGGGTCGACCAACCGCCCCTCGGCGTCTCACCAACCACCCCCTACGATGTCACCATAAAAACCACAGAACCCGCGTCCTGCCGGTTCTCCACCAACTACGACCCGCGAAAAGACGGCCACGTCTTCGAAACAGGATTTCACGAATTCTTCAACGAAGGAACCGCCATAACCACGACGCACACGCTCACAGGACAAACAATCAACAGAACAATCTTCATAGCATGCAAAGACCAAGAAGACAACGTCCACTACGAAGACATCTACCTCGGCTACGACCTCCAACCCCCCCTCCTCGTAACGGATGCAGAACCCAACCCCGTCACGAACACCGCGCAACCACAAACCCGCCTCAGCGTCAAGACACCGAACGACCCGACCGTCTGCACCTACAACGACAAACAATTCCCCAACAACAACCCACAAGTATTTGATGACTACCAAGAAGATCACGAAGTCCTCATCAACTACACCTACGAAGAACTCCTCGATGAAGACGGCGACGTTTTTGGAAGAAAAGAACGCACCTACACCATCACGTGCACCGACCTCGGAGGCAACACCGCGACACAGGACCAACTCGTCATCATTGACCTTGCCCAAGAACTCGCCATACAAAAAATATCCCCTCCAGACCTGAGCGGCATGCCAAACCCCGTCGAATTTACTGTCCAAACCCCCACCCAAGCAACGTGCGAACTCAAATATGCAGACCTCACAGAATTCCAACCCTTCCAAGTCTCAACAGGCACGACCTTCACCGAATACATGAACCTCGAAGACGGAACCCACACCGTCGATGTCCAATGCGACTCGTCAATTGGAAGCGCGAGCGAAACATTCACCTTCACCCTTGACAGAACCATCCCCTACAACAATGATACAAGCCAAGCAGAGTTCACCATTCAAGTGCAAGAGCCGCCTCTCGGCGTCTCACCAACCACGCCCTACACCGCCATCATTACAACAAATAAAGAAGCCCAATGCAGGTACAACGATGATGTAGACCCGAGAACATTCGGCGGCACGTTCCAAAACTACTTCACCCCCTTCGACGAAGGACTCAGCGCATACACAAAAACCCACACCATCACGGACAGAAACAAAAGCGGCGACGTCTACCTCGCTTGCAAAGAAGAAGACGGCACCGAACACTACGACGCAGTCTACCTCGGCTACGACCCTGACCCGCCAACACCCCAAACGAGAGCAGACCCCGACCCCGTCGTGGACACCTTCCAGAGAACAACCACACTCACCGTTACCACACCGAACGACCCGACCGTCTGCACCTACAACGGAAAAGGCTTTCCAGGCTACAACCCCTCACTCATCACCGCATACAAAGACACGCACATGACAACAATCGCCTACAGCCTCGAAGACCTCTACGACTCCCAAACCGGCAACGCCTTCGGTGAGAAACAATTCACTTACGACATCGTCTGCACGGACCGCGCAGGCTGGACAGGCACCGACCAATATACTGTGACTGTTGATCTCGCAGAAGACCTCGCCATAGAAAAACTCAGCCCGAAAACAGACATAGTCAAAACCCTCCCCGTCAACTTTACAATCGCAACTTCTGTCACAGCCAACTGCACCCTCACCTACGCAACCTACGACGAACCCAAACCCTTCATGCAAAGCAACAACAACATCTTCACAGAACTCATGAACCTCGGCGACGGCATCTACCAAGTAAACGTGCAATGTGCATCAATACAAGGCAACGCAAGCGCACACTACACCTTCAAAGTCGACACGACAGGATCAACGAATAGCGGATTTCGCATCTGGGTCGACCAACCGCCCCTCGGCGTCTCACCAACCAAACCCTTCGACGTACGCATCCTCACCAGTGAACCGGCAAACTGCAAATACCATGAACCCACCAACCCCCTCCTCCTTTCAGGACTCACTGACGAACAACTCTTCACCTACCACTACTGGTACTTCTTCAAAGAAAACACACAAGGACCAAGCTACACGCTCGAACACTCCATCGACGCCCAAGAAACCAGCAGACAACTCTACCTCGCCTGCCAAGACGAAAAAGGACAATACCATTTCGACGACGTGTACGTTGGATGGGATGACACGCCACCACTCATCACGGTTATAGCCAACCCGGACCCCGTCACAGACCTCGGCAGGCCTTCAACAACACTCAGCGTCACGACGGACGACAGAACAACCTGCACCATCAACGGATATCCCTTCAAAGACTCAGCAACGCCAACCGACGACCTAACAGACGCATACCAAACCACGCACGAAGAAACTATCACCTACGACCCTGCCACCTTTGCAGGAGACCCCTTCACGCCACGCACGTTTGACTACAATATCGTCTGCACCAACCTTGCAGGACTCTCAGCCACAGCCCCCATCACAGTAACCGTGGCCTTCACCCGCGACGTTACCATTACCAAACTAGCACCGGGCGATTACACCAACAAGCAAGGAATACCCTTCACCGTCGAACTCTCCGGGGACGGAACGTGCACCATCACAAAAATAGACGGGGAAGAAAAGCCAACCCCCCTCCTCTCAGAAGACGGACGCGTCTTCACCACCACCCTCACAGGCATGGAAGAAGGAAAGCACACGGTCGAAACCTGGTGCAGAACCCTCGCAGGAGAAGCGACGAAGACGTTCAGCTTCACCATAGACAGAACACCCCCCACCAAGCCAGACCTCACCGCCCACCCCTCCTGCAAACCTAACAGGGTGAGCGCAACCTTCACCGCCGAAGACGACAATAGCGTAGGCGCCTTCAACTACACACTCACAAAAGCAAGCGAGATCATCACGCCATGGACCAAAACCACCAAGAATGACGTCACCGTCCACACAGACACGGAACCCGGCGAACTCTACAAGTGGACCGTCCACGCCATTGATCTCGCCGGCAACTCCGGCCAAGACGAAACCGCATATTCTGAAGTCCTCAACGACAACGAGCCCCGGTGCGATTTCATAAAACCAACCCTGCGCCTCTCTTTCAATCAAACAAAAGACGGCGGCTACGTTGTCATCCTCTGTGAAGATGAAGGAAGCGGATGCGAAGACACATACACCTATGCAGCAGTCGCGCCAAGCGCCACCTGCACGCCGAACACAACAAACCCGACATCGCAAGTCATCCACCTAACCTCGACGAAAAAAATCTGTGTCGCTATTGCCGACAAGAACAACAACACCGCAACAATTACCAAAACATTCACCATCAAGGATGAAAACTCAACCCCTTCAACCTGCACGAACAACATCCAAGACGGCGACGAAACAGACATTGACTGCGGAGGATCCTGCATCCCCTGCGAAGACGGAAGCACCTGCCAACAACCAAGCGACTGCCTCTCAGCAAGCTGCAACCCCCAAACATTCCTCTGCCAACCCCCCTCCTGTCATAACAACTTCAAAGACGGTGAGGAGACGGATGTTGATTGTGGCGGTCCTTCCTGCCAACCCTGCCAACCCGGCAGCGCATGCGACGCCCCAGCAGACTGTACCAGCACCGTCTGCGAAAA comes from Candidatus Woesearchaeota archaeon and encodes:
- a CDS encoding carboxypeptidase-like regulatory domain-containing protein; amino-acid sequence: MLHEHTNTHLHTLLHTPFQHSTYLYLTFPRENHETFINRTGRERTVRGATRRGAETTSETATKAQLIVLIATALFLTAAALPITAQAQDQPPTTQDAIGCCRNDEGVGSLGKYCVGLDVIQNDTSLCQDGGYLPDQDCTQVPACEEGCCCGPTLSKPGSLGHCTFLNETLETDQGLIAFAPGANQDCVAVCEALQLSTNTTNETTGNETQTEETFYIAGTVTDQHTATPIQGANVYARTPSSPYHAVTDEQGNYIITGVPADPLQLKVYADHDQCSPDSTLLQPFLENHDDVDFSLDCTAQNCLHAIPEIVRLAAVPNEPKNIIQWEFQNTCRDLQGFVLLSCDETWTGCDGYPLPPETSSFTDPPSFAPQLPNETRCYQVIAQFFDGTTTQTDQIQTNCIAPPDPQCIKPHTPDFCENNTRKTCDENNNVVTIQTCASTEVCTYKTPTKSNQDHTTCEPQAPCDQCNGPFGLFAHVLQKLGIGIPYQSLLNWPCQNLERVCYSDVTPTPQDAYRSCADVTTCYDYTSYATCSADPCQKFNSSGLNGCVWKRPTPGFAEVGKGVCVPKDAALQQCERCNDIFGSCNKNLCEQLGECYYDELPNNLRTETGFTPTCRNRREMACRYYDTKEDCIGPSGSESSITVNITFNNQGEAIGGDHAILTRSNDLFARTGHQEGFGHCEWISGYGDFCIKNSDGHTQGFPRDDCVEAGFASTPLYPDCLRDTQPPTTTILLKQGEPYGLDELTAIPYYVSDNLYSADYITTYACLVPAGETCHPNNRVQHPTDLLPLLLDAFNLDAGASGTYTIWYYSKDPSGNYEQPRSANIDIQNTTKPYITNVTIT